A stretch of DNA from Gigantopelta aegis isolate Gae_Host unplaced genomic scaffold, Gae_host_genome ctg10318_pilon_pilon, whole genome shotgun sequence:
ATTATACCGGCGAACAATATGTGCATTTCTATTGTACTAATGTCAACAATCCGTGACATCGCCATTGTGTTAAGACGAACAATAGGAGACATCGCCATTGTACTATAGGCGAACAATAGGTGACATCGCCATTGTTCCGGAGGCATGGAGCCATTGTTCCGGAGGTGCATATCCATTGTATTGGAGGCGTTTCCATTGTATTCCCATTGTTGTCCCCGTTAcgtaaaaaatatactatttatagTCAAGGCCGTTTGTACTGAAGACTATATTGTCAAACCCATTTGTACTGATGACTATAATATCCGTTTGTACTGATACCTATATTTTCAAggtttatagtagtagtaatactcaTGCTTATATACTTATGGTCTCTTGTACTATTGACTATATTCAAGGCCATTTCTACCTATGACTATAAATTCATTATTTCTCTACTCATGACATATATGTAGGATATGCATTAGCCATTTTACTAAATACGGTtgggggttttggtttttttttgttgttgtttgttttgttttgttttgatccTTTTGAGGGTGTTTAGGGTAGGGtgcggtatttttttttttttttttacatcatatCTTCATGATAAGACGTTGGTTTTACAGGATGCTCAGACCGTCAAAGACTGTTGTAGTGATTCTTCATCTCCTCGTCGTCGTGTATGACGTTGAGTCGAGAAGTAGCGGGGCGCCGTCCTCGGCGTGCGGCAGTATGACCCCGTCACACGGCTCCCAGGGCAGAACCGACCAACCGCCCTTCAGTCTATCCGTGTCCAGCTCGACCTACACCCCGGGCTCAACTATGACCGGTACACCACGCCTAGCAATTCTCCTAGCAACTCATTGATTAAATATTGTTTCTCCAAAACACACCCAACAAATTAACtaaaagtagtgtcggaaatagaataaaaattattttcgtcaattatttctttcatattaaactgacaagtaaatattttgtaaatacctattttaTTGTACTCTACCTAATTCAGCATTTACTtatttgggctctcattgatgtacaaggtggtgtttactctagAAATTGAAATAAAGATATCAGTAAAgaggagatttgtgacctttattggaagagactataacacattttgatggatatgtgtcaatttcatttacccttaaacaaacttttaatttaaaactgcaagttaactgattattttaaattgcagcataaagtattaattatgaatatttagtgaatataaattcaatataagtacattagaaatctacacaatcttgcaaccactttaAGGTGCTAcatcagaagttatatgtgagcatctgatTGTGATATAGATTCTCCAATGAAAATgcattttctactagtagataaaattatttcccaTAATCATTTatggacatatagttaaaggtgtagtctttaaattgtaaagaaaaatgtaataaaacatgattGGCAAAAgctatcattatgcaactttgagatagcacctttaataccggtataatagatcacaacctcagaatggttcttgacagttttgctcaaaagttacttataaatgtttacaaatgttttgttttggagagtGATAGAGGTAAACCTTCATCATAAACGGTCCCTCAAATATTGTAAcagtaatgaaattgacacatgttgaccaaaatttgttatagtctgttccaataaagtgcacaaatcacctgtttactgacatctttagtttaatttcaagagtaaacaccaccttgtacatcaatgagagcccaaacaagtaaatgctaaattaggtagactatcattaaataaataattttaattctatttccgacactactttagtttcAACATTTGATAGAAAAAAGCAAAACATACACAATCTACGTGataatttaactttatttattattgaactAACTCTTCAAGACATTAAGACAAGCTCCAGTCACTCCCGACTTTAACTGTGGTCGATGACTACACTACAAACATATTgatactatatttatattttcattaatatttcattGTTTCTAGCAACTCAGAAACGTGAATGAGACTGCATATTATGTCTCGTTGTTTCTAGTGTTGTCTATAAGACATGAAGGAGACTAGATGTATTTATCTTTTCATTAATATCTTTTTGTTTCTAGTGTTGTCTATAAGACATGAAGGAGACTAGATGTATTTATCTTTTCATTAATATCTCGTTGTTTTCAGTAACTCTTAGACGAGAAGGATCCGGCACTTTCAAGGGATTCCTCGTCCAGGTTCGAACTGCTGATCCTACCAAAGACCAGTCAACTCGCTATGGACAGTTCTCGGCAGGGTTCAACTCACGTACTGAATGCTCTGGGgtactatttgtttgtttgggtttttaaataatgataattaattaattaatacgaTTTCCCTGTATTTTTCTGGAGTATCTTTTTCTTATGTCAAA
This window harbors:
- the LOC121390867 gene encoding putative ferric-chelate reductase 1; the encoded protein is MIRRWFYRMLRPSKTVVVILHLLVVVYDVESRSSGAPSSACGSMTPSHGSQGRTDQPPFSLSVSSSTYTPGSTMTVTLRREGSGTFKGFLVQVRTADPTKDQSTRYGQFSAGFNSRTECSGDAITHVNSNGKTEVTFTWTAPPTDQGDLQF